Sequence from the Thermodesulfobacteriota bacterium genome:
AGAGTCCGGCGTCCTCTCCTCCAATCTTGTTCATAGCGTCGGCTATGTATATAAAGTGCTCGTAGAATTTGCTGGCGATGTCCTCATAAACGGAATTGTATCTTGCCAGCTCCATAGCAATGACCAGCATGTTAAGGCAGTACATACCCATCCAGCTCGTGCCGTCGGCCTGCTCCAAGTGTCCGCCTGTGGGAAGTTGCGCGCTCCGGTCGAATACCCCAATATTGTCGAGTCCCAAGAAGCCACCCTCGAAGACGTTCTTACCCTCCGAGTCTTTTCTGTTCACCCACCAGGTAAAGTTAAGAAGGAGCTTCTGAAAAACCCTTTCCAGGAATTGTATGTCCGCCCTGCCGTACATTTTTCTTTCGATGTTGTAGATACGCCAGGCGGCCCAGGCATGGACGGGGGGATTGACATCGCCGAAGGCCCACTCATAGGCAGGAATTTGGCCATTGGGGTGCATATACCACTCGCGTGTGAGGAGTACCAATTGACGCTTGGCAAAATCCGGGGCAATCATGACTAAAGGTATGGTATGAAACGCCGTATCCCAGGCGGCAAACCAGGGATACTCCCATTTATCCGGCATGGAGAGAATGTCGTCGTTATAGAGGTGAACCCACTGATGGTTTCTACCGTGTTTGCGCTCCGGAGGAGGAGGCGGCTCTGCCGGGTCGCCCTCAAGCCAATCCTTCACCACATAGTTGTAAAACTGCTTTGTCCAGAGCATTCCGGCAAATGCCTGTCTCTGGACACTTCTCATCTCCTCGGTCAGAGGAAAAGGATTTATACGCCTATAGAACTCATCGGCCTCTTCTTTCCGTTTCTCGAATACAGCGTCAAAATTGTCGCCAAAGGGTTCGGGCAAGCCCTTAGTGTCACTCAAACGAAGCTTAACCCTTGTCGTCTCTCCCGAAGGTATAGTCAGCAAATAATACACCGACGCTTTCGTGCCGGTTTTGTTGGGATTAACTGAATCTTTTCGACCATTAACGATGTAGTCATTAATTCCGTCTTTAACATACGGAGTCATACTGACCGCTCCGTATAGCCTCTCGGCGTTGGTCTCGTTTTCGGTAAAAAGAAGCTCGCTGGAGCCCTTGGAATAGAGCCACCTCTTTCCGAGCGTGGGATGTGATGTTTCGATCACGCTAAAACGACCGTTTGATTTTATGGCCTTGAGTGAGGGTTTCTCGCTCCCGTTCCAAGTCCAGGTGTTCCGGAACCAGAGCGTCGGTAGGAGATGAATGGTTGACTCTTCAGGGCCTCTATTTACCACGCTGATCTCAATCAGGATATCCTCAGGTGAATTCTTTGCGTACTCGACGAAAACATCGAAGTAACGATTGTCGTCGAATACCCCCGTATCTAAAAGCTCGAATTCCAGGTCCCTTCGAGTCCGTCGTTTATTTTCTTCGACCAGTTGCGCATAGGGATAAGCACTCTGAGGATATTTATAAAGACATTTCATGTATGAGTGTGTGGGCGTATTGTCCAGGTAAAAGTAATACTCCTTCACGTCCTCCCCGTGATTGCCCTCATTCCCGGTCAGGCCAAAGAGTCTTTCCTTGAGAATAGGGTCTTTGCCGTTCCAGAGTGCGATAGCAAAGCATAATCTTTGGCGGTTGTCGGAGATTCCGGCAATTCCGTCCTCGCCCCAACGGTAGGCTCTAGACCGAGCATGGTCATGGGGGAAATAATCCCAGGCGGTACCATAGGGGCTATAATCCTCCCTCACCGTTCCCCATTGTCTCTCGCTAACATAAGGCCCCCATCTCAACCAGTATGCCTTTCTGGTTCGTTCCTCCTCTAATCTTTCTTCTTCCTGCGTCATTTTTACCTCCCTGATTTTGGGGTCATTAATTACCCAATTAATTAATGTTATCCATCATTACTACTGTTGCTCAACAAGAATGTCATTCCCGCGAAGCTTGTCCTCGCGTACGCGGGGAGCGGGAATCCAATTTTATGACTGTTTATGGATTCCCGATTGCTACGCTCGGGAATGACAATAATAAGGATGCATTACATAAGATAACTATCCTAAAAACTCCTCGTCATCGTTAATATATCTTTCCAGCCTCTTTACCACCATGTCGTGCAACATCCTTTTGTCGGATTTTTCCTTGTTATTTTTACTCTCGGAGATATGAAGATTTACCGAATCCTCGTCTAAGAACCGATCTTTAGTCTGCAGTAAAGACTTCTCGGCATTCTCGTCAAAATTCACAGTGATCGCCACTTTTCTAGCTACTTTGCTGAACGAGGTGTTATTTAGTTCATCGAGAATTTCTAGAAGGATTTCCCTATCCCCTTCGATTATAGCTCCAGTCGACGTGGGACTACATTTAACCCCTCGCTCTTTTGAGAGAAGTATGAACGACATTATAAAATCACCCAATCCGAGGCTCCTTTCCATATCCCAGGGAAAAACCGCTATTTGCATCGTACTCATCGAGCTACGTCCGAGGTCTTTTTAATGCGTTTCCTTTATCCTTTGGCATATTCCTATCAATCCCCTCATGTAAAACTTTAGCCACAGAGGTCACAGAATTAGTCGTTAGTCGTTAGTCGTTGGTCGTTAGTTATTCGGTAAGAAAGTCTAAAAGCTATCGACCAAAGACAAAAGACTTTTTGTGCGAACTCGGTGCGCTCTGCGGCTATATCATTTTGTCCTCCGAGTCTCCACTTCCCCACACTGGGGGCAGGTGTGAACCTCCTCTACCACTCCGCCAAACTCCGGATCGAGGGCACTCGGGTCAGCTAAGGCTGTAGAGTAATCAATCTTCTCAGCATGATGATTCATTTCCGAGCCGCACCCCGGACACTTCATCTTTTGTTTTGGCATATGACCTCCTTATTCAATTTTGGATTTCGGAATGCTGATTGCGGAATAGATTTTTTAACTCAATCCGAAATCCGAATTCAGAAATCCGAATTATTCCAGGGCCACGTTTTCCCTTCCATATTTCAAAACCTTTGCCATCCATATGAGTTCCTTGAGAAACTTATCTGCGCGCTTTATATAAGCTTGGTCGAGGAGCTTGCCGGATGAGTCAAAGGCATTTTGCACACTGGAGAAATTGACATCCCAGAATATAGTCACCAATCCCAGCTCCCTCATCACCGGCAGCAGGCCTTGTATCACCCGCGTGCCGCCAAAGGGACCCGCAGAGACCCCGCAGATCCCGACCGCTTTGTGAATATACTCTTTCAGGTTCGTATCGAGCGCGTGTTTGAGCAGTCCCGGATAGCCATGATTATATTCCGGTGAAACTATGACCAGGGCATCCGCCCGCATCATAGAAGCGGAGAACTTGGGGTCCTTTATATCCTCTCCGGCGCCCGTCGTCGGCAAAGGTATATTCCTTACGTCAATCAATTCAGTTTCTACACCCTCTCTCTTTGCAACCTCCTCCACCATAAACTGGGCTACATTTTCACTCATACGCCCCTGCCGCGGCGTCCCGAGAATTACGGGTATAAAAAGTGGTCGGTTTGTATCCATGATTAACTCCTAATCAAAAAATTTTGGCCACAGAGAACACAGAGATAAAGGAGAAAATGTTTAGTAACTTCTCGATATGGCTTTTATACCTTTTAATCCATGCCCTCTATGAATTAACATTCTTGTCCCAGATTACTTCTCTACCACATTCATCACATGTCCGTCCGGGTCGCGAACCAGGAAACCTTTCTTAAATCCAAGCTTCGTCTCGGGGACTGGAACGGCTCCAGGAGAGATAAATACGTAACCCTTTCCCAATAATCCCTTGGCAGCCTCTTCTGCATCGTCAACTATGAGAGTCGTTTGCCAGTGTATAAGGTCGTTCGCTCGCGCATCTAACGGATATGGACGGCCATCTCTCGGCGTTAAGTATTCCAAAAATTCGATTCCAGGACCTGATGGAGACTTGATAGCCGTGATGCGCAGACGCGCCCCAAATACGTTGTTCAGATGTTCCTGCTCGGTCCCGTAGTTTTCACTCTCACCGGAGACTTTCATCCCCAATGAGTCCCGATAGAACTTGAGGCTGGTCTCCGTATCGCCTACTACAATCGCCGTATGATCTATTCCCAGAAACAGTTTATCTCCCCGACCCTGCCACTTAGGATTGCCCTTACCCGTCGGAAAATAAATTACCTCCAGATGATGCCCGTCCGGGTCCCGGAAATAAAAAGCCCTTATCCCCGCTGCGGCCGTATTCCAATCCGGGATGCGCTGGGGAGCGGTGGAGGCATGCTGCACCTTGTGTTTACGAAGATGCTGGTAGGCTTTATCCATGTCGCTGACCACTATGGCAATGTGCTGAAACCAGCGGTCGTTGGAGCGAAAGTCAGCGGGAATCGGCCTACCCTTAGGGGTGATATATTCGGTCAACTCAATGAATTCATCACCGAGTCCCATGCGAACCACCCTCATCCGCAGTCCGAAGATTCCCTGAAGATGCTCATAGTCCGTTCCCCAAACCTCTACATCCGATATCTTCTCGAAGGATAGGACATTCGAATAGAAATCAACAGCGCGATCGATGTCGGAAACGGTCATACCGATAACGTCGACTGTTTTAACTCGAACTGGCGAGGGAGAAACTTGCTGGGTCTGGGATGTTTGTGCCCATAAGCCTAGGAGTAGCAAGAGGCAGATTGTAAAGATGGTACATGAAGGTATGAAGCGGAGTGTTGATACAAACTCTTTTTCCATATTTACACGCACTTGGGTTTTCATGTCAATTGATTCAAGCATCTCCCTATCTGGTTTATTAATCCTAGCCCTCCATTTAGAATAGTAGCTAAAAAATTTTTCATGCTTCGACTAGCCCTGTCCTGAGTCTATCGAAGGACTCAGCATGAATGGGTAAATAAGAAATTTCCGTTCGTCCTGAGCTCGGTCGAAGGATGAACGGAAAGTTGACTTTATCCCAATCTCTCCAGAAGATGATCGCCGACGCGTAGCGCATTCGCCATTATGGTCAAGCCCGGGTTGACCGCCCCGCACGAGGGGAAAAAACTGGCGTCTACCACGTAGAGATTATCCACATCATGAGCCTTGCAGTTAGGGTCTAGAGCCGAGGTCTTCGGGTCTTTGCCAAACCTTATGGTTCCGTTCTGATGCGCCACGCCGGCCAGGGGAATCCTCTGGCCGATGAAAAGGTTTCGTGCGAACAATCCCTGGTGACATTCGTGCCCGTGAACCGAGCACTTTCTCTGCTGCTTCATCAAGTCCTTGAGCTTCTCTATCAGGCGCTTATGCCCTTCTTCGTTGTTAGGTTTGTATGAAAGAACGATGTTCCCCTCCTTATCTAGTGTGACGCGATTATCCGGGTCCGGCAGGTCTTCGGATGTAAGCCAGAAGTCGAGCGAGTGGGTAGCCATCAGCTCGAGTGTCCAGCCCGGCGCTAGAGCCGGTGCTCCGGCCTTTAGTGTTATTGCATCGAGCTTTCCGACAAAGGAGATATGGCCCATTGGATATTCCCATTCTTTAGAACCGAAATAGAAATCGTTCAGTGAGAGCGTCTTCTGAAAGATAGTAGGGTTAGGGCACTTGGATAATGCCATGAGCACCGAATTGATATGGCCCATGTAATGCCTTCCCACGACGTCCGAGCTGTTTGCCAAGCCGTTCGGATGCTTGTCGTTGGCCGAGCGCAGGAGCAGTGCGGCCGAGTTTATGGCGCCGCAAGAAACGACCACAATATCTGCAGAGTAGGTTTCATTCACACCGTCACGCTTGACTTGCACCTTAGTCACCTCGCAACCGGAAGCACTGGTCTCAAGACGGTGGACAAAGGCGTTCGTAAGCAGTGTAACATTAGGATTCTCAAGAGCAGGGTCAACGCAGAGCACCTGGGCATCAGACTTTGCATGTACCAGGCAGGGGAAGCCGTCACAGGTGTTGCAACGTATGCAGCGGCTCTTGTGTATGTTCTTTTCGTCAAGCATTACTCCAAGGGGTGTGTGAAAAGGCTTATGGCCTAGGCTCTCCCAGTCGTCGCTCAATTGCTGAATACGGGGCTCATGACTCACCGGGGGGTAGAAGTAAGGTGTGCTTGCAGGCGGCTCCGTCGGGTCAACCCCTCTTTCCCCGTGCACATGGTATAACTGCTCCGCTTTAGTGTAATAAGGCTCCAGGTCTTCGTAGCTAATGGGCCAGGCTGGGGAGATGCCTCCGTAATGTGGAATTTCGCCGAAGTCCTCCTTACGAAGACGAAAGAGCGCCGCACCGTAAAATTTAGTATTGCCGCCTACGTAATAGTTGGTGTGGGGATGAAGCGGCTTGCCGTCTTTATCACGCCAGACCTCCTTGGTCTGGTATTTGCCGTCGACATTGACAGCACGAGGGTCCCAGTTGTCTTTCTCCCGGGGGACATAATCGCCGCGCTCAAGGAGTAGTATGCGCTTACCCGATGGCGCCAGGGCATGAGCGAGGGTCCCTCCCCCCGCTCCTGTCCCGATTATGATTACGTCAAATTGTTTCTCGTCAGGCATTTATCTATCCTCCCTAGTCCCGATGCATGATTCAGGATACATCTTTACAGAGTTGATTGTAAACATGCTTCGTGCATTCCACGTATAACCAAAATCAATTTACTCTTGAACTCATACCCTGATGAGGAGTTAGGGGTGCAGTGCCGAAGTTGACACCGAAACGGCGGCACCAAACTGTAACCGCCTTGTATTTATCAAGGTTAACATCCGCTGGCAAATCGTAGTTTTGATCCCCTATGTTGCCCTTGAGCGCGCCTATGTGGATAAACCCGGCATTGGTCACCGTCTCGCTGTCGTTGGCGTCATCGGCGGCTACCAGATAAACCTGGACATCCGGGCCGTTTGAAGTCTCAAACTCGCTGAATCTTAATACCTTCTTTCCACCGGGCAGTTCGTATATGGTGGCAACGCCCTTCGTCTCGTGCGCTACACCATGGAAGTTGCCGCTGACCAATACCGTAGCTGAGTCACCCGATTTAACACTCTCTGCCGAAGTACCCGCCGGAAACTCTTCGTTTACGGTCTGATTGATTAAAATCCGCTCCGGACGAAAGAGATACCAGGCCACTCCAATTACTATTAAAGCCAGTATTATTAAAGTCGATCGTTTCATCGTTAAGACCTCCTGTTCCTATTCTTGATTTTATGATTTGTTGTTATTCAACTAATTGCTGATTTTTCATCTGACTGGTAATTCACTGCACCGGGACACTGACCGGGGTAATGGTCACCCGCATTACGTCTTTTACTTTTGGATAAGCAAAGCCGTCTTTTACGTCTTTTATAGCGCGAACGGTTTTGCCCTCGCTTGTGCCGGTGTTAGGAGCATTCTGGCGCGGTGCTTGGTCAGGGCCAATACCCGGCTCCTGGTTTACCTCTGTACCGGCATCCCAGAGAATAATCTTAGAGGTGATATCTCCACTGGCCGGCGTGCCGTCTTCGTTGAAGAGCTTAATGCCCTCTTCCTTCGGCGAGTAGAATAGGTCGTTTGATTGCCCAAACATTAATGCAAAAGACAACCTTGCTCCCGGTGTTGCTGGAAAGGTGAATACGTATGACCCGCCCGGGGTGATTGGGCCTGGTTTGTCCGCCCCAACTGGGGTGTTAAATACGCCGAAGAACATCACACCCTCCTGTCCTCCTAGCGATTTTGCCAGCATCGCCGGGTTGCCGTCTTCAGCCTGAGCCTCGAGGCCCATACCGGTATCTTTCTTGTCGGTGGTAAAGAGCCTTACATCCTTACCGTGCACCACCCAGATACCGGGAGACAGTGCAAAAGGCCATTTACTGCCGTCGGATGCCGTCTGTCCATCTGGACTGGATATGTTCTCAATTTGCACTTTAAAGGTAGTGGTTTCCGCTGCCAGGGCATTCAACACCATGAAGAACCACAGCAAGGCGGTCACGATATAAAGCTGGGTAAAATCTCTCATTCGTCGTTCCTCCTATCAAATCACCCTAGTTTCGGGTTCGTGCTAATATACGTTGAATTTTGGTTTCCGGTTTTACGGAATTAAGAAATGTTCAGTAGGAAACTATGTAAGGAAGAAAACATCCCGGCTTTCTTCTAGGCTTAATTAATATGGGATATATTGGCCGGCAAATTTTAATATTGCTATTCCCTAAGAGTATACGGTTCAATCACCTGAATATCAGATAAAGGATTAGCAGATATATTAACGAGGACAGTCCGGTCGCCCACAGTAACCCTTTAAATATCTTGGGTTCGTCGTTATTTTGTCTATCTCTTATTGACATATGGATGCCCTCAACCCGGCCCCGTTAGTAAACCACCAATCCGAATTGTGACTGGTATAGCCCTTAACCTGGCTTTCTATACAGTGGGTAAACTCATGTTTAAACACAAACGCCATATCCGGATTGTCAAAAACCCAGTCTGAGAAATACAGGTCACACCCATCGGAGAACGCGGCAGTCCCGCCCATACATTCAAAACTATCTTCCGCCGTGACGAAAATGGTGGGCTCTATCAGATTGCCCCGGTCCTCTTCTGAGATCTTGCCATGGTTGAATAAGCAATCCACCGTCTCCTTCCACCATTCCCTTTCCATTTGGGTCAACCCTCTCATCTCCGGGACTGTAATGCTATCCTTGCAGGAACCGCCGGAGCTGCACGATTCCAGTGAAAATATAAGAAGCAAACCTAGTAATACCTTATCGAGACTGAAAGAGTTCTTCCCGGTTCTATTAACAGCGGAGTATCTAAAATGAGTACAAATTAGTACGATTCTTTCTTCATCGTCTTATTCCCCTCCTCTCTTGCGATGCCATAGCGGTTTGCAGTTCTCTCTCGTAAAAAGAATAGTCACGCGTAGAGCTATCCAATCGGTTTATAAATGGTTGGCCGGAAAATAACAATCGGGTAAACCCTTGTGGATTGGGGAGAAAAAGCCTGATTCTAACGTGAGAAAAACCCTTAGCCTATATGTTCATTAAAACACTACATAAAACTTATCGGGTCTACGTCTATTGAGACTTTGACCCTGCCCGTGTTCTTCGAAAGTATAGCTTTTAGCTGCTTTGAGAATTTGTGAAGTGTGTTTAGGTTTGAGGCCTTTAAAAGCATCTGCCACCGGTATAGGTTTCTGATCTTATAAATAGGGGAAGGTGAAGGCCCGATGACCTCTATAGTGCCGATGGGTAGTTTTGACACTAGTTTTCGTGCAGTTTCTCCTGTTTTTTTGGCCAGGGCTGCCGTCTCCGATTCGATATTACCCTGAAAGCTGATGTTGATGAGCCGGGAAAAGGGTGGGTAATCCAACTCTTCCCGAAGTTTCAGCTCTTCATTCAAAAAACCGACGCTATCCTGCTCTATGGCAAATTTAATGCCGGGATGCTCTGGGTTATAGGTCTGGACAATAACCCTTCCCAATTCCTCACCCCTCCCGGCTCTTCCGGCTACCTGCGTAACCAGTTGAAATGTCCTCTCTCCAGCCCGAAAGTCGGGGATTCCCAAAGAGAGGTCGGCAGAGATTACCCCCACAAGCGTTACCCCGGGAAGGTCGTGCCCCTTGGCCACCATTTGGGTTCCGATGAGAATGTCTATTTCCCCTTTTTCGAGTCGTTCATAAAGTTTTAGAAGTTTTTGTTTCCCGGTTATTGCGTCCCGGTCCATCCGGGCAATCCGCGCCTGGGGAAGAATCCTTTTAACCTCTTCCTCTATTCTTTGAGTGCCAACGCCCAATCTTCTTAAACTCGAGCCGCAATTTCTGCAGCTCTTGAAGAAGCCCTCGGTTATGCCGCAGTAATGACACATTATGGAGTCTTCTTTGATGTGGTAGGTAAGTGATATGCTGCAGTTGGGGCACTTGAGCATATCCCCACAGGCCGGGCAGATAATGAGGGTGGAAAACCCGCGCCTGTTCAAAAAGAGAATAGTTTGCTTGTTCCGGTTAAAATTTTCTACAATCGCTTCCTCTAGTTCTTTAGAGAATATACCGCTCTTTTCTTTTCTCATATCCACCACTTCAACATCGGGAAGTGAACGGTCTTCCACTCGTAGCGGTAGGGAAAGGTAGGTAAATTTTTCCTTTAGGGCGTTGGCATAGGATTCGACCGACGGCGTCGCCGATCCGAGAATAACGACGGCATTAGCCATTTTCCCCAGCACTAAAGACAGGTCCCG
This genomic interval carries:
- a CDS encoding glucosidase, with translation MTQEEERLEEERTRKAYWLRWGPYVSERQWGTVREDYSPYGTAWDYFPHDHARSRAYRWGEDGIAGISDNRQRLCFAIALWNGKDPILKERLFGLTGNEGNHGEDVKEYYFYLDNTPTHSYMKCLYKYPQSAYPYAQLVEENKRRTRRDLEFELLDTGVFDDNRYFDVFVEYAKNSPEDILIEISVVNRGPEESTIHLLPTLWFRNTWTWNGSEKPSLKAIKSNGRFSVIETSHPTLGKRWLYSKGSSELLFTENETNAERLYGAVSMTPYVKDGINDYIVNGRKDSVNPNKTGTKASVYYLLTIPSGETTRVKLRLSDTKGLPEPFGDNFDAVFEKRKEEADEFYRRINPFPLTEEMRSVQRQAFAGMLWTKQFYNYVVKDWLEGDPAEPPPPPERKHGRNHQWVHLYNDDILSMPDKWEYPWFAAWDTAFHTIPLVMIAPDFAKRQLVLLTREWYMHPNGQIPAYEWAFGDVNPPVHAWAAWRIYNIERKMYGRADIQFLERVFQKLLLNFTWWVNRKDSEGKNVFEGGFLGLDNIGVFDRSAQLPTGGHLEQADGTSWMGMYCLNMLVIAMELARYNSVYEDIASKFYEHFIYIADAMNKIGGEDAGLWDEEDGFYYDVLHLPDGKHLSLKVRSLVGLIPLFAVQTLEPSILNQMPGFRSRLEWFIENRPDLRENVACMRTPGMGERRLLSIVSQDKLRRILQRMLDENEFLGPYGIRAVSRYHAEHPYIFQINGNEYRVDYEPAESTSGLFGGNSNWRGPVWFPTNFLIVESLQKFHYYLGDAFKVECPTGSGKLMTLWEVAIEISRRLMSIFLKDSSGWRPVYGGTEKFQTDPNWQDLILFFEYFHGDNGAGIGASHQTGWTGLVAKLIQQYAEYHMQNKPPDLIFEEEVPALAAAKRGADYDKKIKKTG
- a CDS encoding thiamine-binding protein translates to MSTMQIAVFPWDMERSLGLGDFIMSFILLSKERGVKCSPTSTGAIIEGDREILLEILDELNNTSFSKVARKVAITVNFDENAEKSLLQTKDRFLDEDSVNLHISESKNNKEKSDKRMLHDMVVKRLERYINDDEEFLG
- a CDS encoding NAD(P)H-dependent oxidoreductase, translated to MDTNRPLFIPVILGTPRQGRMSENVAQFMVEEVAKREGVETELIDVRNIPLPTTGAGEDIKDPKFSASMMRADALVIVSPEYNHGYPGLLKHALDTNLKEYIHKAVGICGVSAGPFGGTRVIQGLLPVMRELGLVTIFWDVNFSSVQNAFDSSGKLLDQAYIKRADKFLKELIWMAKVLKYGRENVALE
- a CDS encoding VOC family protein, whose translation is MLESIDMKTQVRVNMEKEFVSTLRFIPSCTIFTICLLLLLGLWAQTSQTQQVSPSPVRVKTVDVIGMTVSDIDRAVDFYSNVLSFEKISDVEVWGTDYEHLQGIFGLRMRVVRMGLGDEFIELTEYITPKGRPIPADFRSNDRWFQHIAIVVSDMDKAYQHLRKHKVQHASTAPQRIPDWNTAAAGIRAFYFRDPDGHHLEVIYFPTGKGNPKWQGRGDKLFLGIDHTAIVVGDTETSLKFYRDSLGMKVSGESENYGTEQEHLNNVFGARLRITAIKSPSGPGIEFLEYLTPRDGRPYPLDARANDLIHWQTTLIVDDAEEAAKGLLGKGYVFISPGAVPVPETKLGFKKGFLVRDPDGHVMNVVEK
- a CDS encoding GMC family oxidoreductase, giving the protein MPDEKQFDVIIIGTGAGGGTLAHALAPSGKRILLLERGDYVPREKDNWDPRAVNVDGKYQTKEVWRDKDGKPLHPHTNYYVGGNTKFYGAALFRLRKEDFGEIPHYGGISPAWPISYEDLEPYYTKAEQLYHVHGERGVDPTEPPASTPYFYPPVSHEPRIQQLSDDWESLGHKPFHTPLGVMLDEKNIHKSRCIRCNTCDGFPCLVHAKSDAQVLCVDPALENPNVTLLTNAFVHRLETSASGCEVTKVQVKRDGVNETYSADIVVVSCGAINSAALLLRSANDKHPNGLANSSDVVGRHYMGHINSVLMALSKCPNPTIFQKTLSLNDFYFGSKEWEYPMGHISFVGKLDAITLKAGAPALAPGWTLELMATHSLDFWLTSEDLPDPDNRVTLDKEGNIVLSYKPNNEEGHKRLIEKLKDLMKQQRKCSVHGHECHQGLFARNLFIGQRIPLAGVAHQNGTIRFGKDPKTSALDPNCKAHDVDNLYVVDASFFPSCGAVNPGLTIMANALRVGDHLLERLG
- a CDS encoding DM13 domain-containing protein gives rise to the protein MKRSTLIILALIVIGVAWYLFRPERILINQTVNEEFPAGTSAESVKSGDSATVLVSGNFHGVAHETKGVATIYELPGGKKVLRFSEFETSNGPDVQVYLVAADDANDSETVTNAGFIHIGALKGNIGDQNYDLPADVNLDKYKAVTVWCRRFGVNFGTAPLTPHQGMSSRVN
- a CDS encoding spondin domain-containing protein — encoded protein: MRDFTQLYIVTALLWFFMVLNALAAETTTFKVQIENISSPDGQTASDGSKWPFALSPGIWVVHGKDVRLFTTDKKDTGMGLEAQAEDGNPAMLAKSLGGQEGVMFFGVFNTPVGADKPGPITPGGSYVFTFPATPGARLSFALMFGQSNDLFYSPKEEGIKLFNEDGTPASGDITSKIILWDAGTEVNQEPGIGPDQAPRQNAPNTGTSEGKTVRAIKDVKDGFAYPKVKDVMRVTITPVSVPVQ